Within the Gemmatimonadaceae bacterium genome, the region ACAAGCGAAACTACATCGTATCAAACCAGCGCTTGCGTGAGGCGGGGTTCGAAGCGCGGCGCACGATTAGAGACGGAATCGCCGAGCTGCTGAAAGGTTACCGTCTTCTGGCAAGGTCGCAATTCAAGAACGTGTGACGCCCCTCCCGGGATCCGCTGTCATTCTAGCCGGCGGGCTGGGGACAAGGCTGCGGGGCGTTCTCCCGGATTGCCCAAAGGTTCTCGCACCTGTCCGCGGCCGTCCCTTTCTTTCCTACCTCCTCGATCAGCTCGCGGATGCCGGCGTTGTGGACGTGATTCTCGCGACCGGTTACCGAGCTGATCTCGTCGAGACCGCTTTCGGAGCGTCATATCGCACGATGACCCTTCGCTATTCGGCTGAAAAGACGCCATTGGGGACTGCCGGCGCGCTCGCGAATGCACGGCGGCTCCTCCCCGATGGCCCATGCCTGACTCTGAACGGGGACTCCATGTGCGACACCGACCTCGCTGCCTTCTGGAGCTGGAGCGCTTTGCGCAGGGCGAGCGCGGCGCTGGTGGCCGTCCGGGTGCCCGACGCATCCCGTTATGGAACGGTGGCGCTCGACGGCGAGCGCGTCGTTGCGTTCGAGGAGAAGCGCGTGCGCACCGGCAGCCAGTGGATCAACGCCGGAATTTACTTTCTTGGCGCCGATGTCACCGCCTCTCTCGACCCGACGCGGCCCGCCTCTCTCGAGCGAGACGTTCTCCCGGCGAGGGTCGGAAAGGGACTGCTGGCGTTTCCCGTCGACGCCCCTTTTCTCGACATCGGGCTGCCGGATTCGTACGCTTCGGCTTCCGTTTTTCTCGAGGATGAACCCGGCGTATGAACCGTCCATGGGTGGTGCTCGATCGGGACGGGACGATCATCGTTGAACGGAACTATCTGTCCGATCCTGGCGGCGTCGAGCTGCTGACGAACGCAGCCGAAGGAATCCGGACGATGAAGAATCTCGGGCTCGCCGTCATCGTCGTCACAAACCAGTCCGGCGTTGGACGAGGGCGGTACCCCATGTCGGCGGTCGACCGGGTAAATGAGAGGGTAAGGTCACTACTGCGGGCAGAAGATGCCGACGTGGATGTCATTTACGTCTGCCCGCACGTGCCGGCGGACGAATGTGACTGCAGGAAGCCCGCTCCCGGCATGGTGCGCAGCGCGGCGCGCGATCTTGCTTTGTCGCCGGCTCCAGTCGCCGTCGTCGGCGACAAGGAGTGCGACATCGGCCTCGGACGCGCGGTTGGCACTTCCGCAATTCTGATTCGCACGGGATACGGAGCGTCGGAAGAGCTCCGTGGTGTAACGGCGGACTACATCGTGGATGATCTTCTCGTCGCCGCGGACATCGTATCCTCATTGCTCGGGCGCGAAGGTTGGGAACACCTCGGAAGCGATCACATGAGAACCGTCAGATGATAGTCAGCAGAACTCCTTTCCGGCTTTCCTTCTTTGGCGGTGGAACCGACTACCCGTCGTGGTACCGCGAGCATGGCGGAAGCGTTCTCGCCACCACCATCAACAAGTACTGCTACCTGTCGTGCCGGCATCTTCCCCCGTTTTTCGAGCATCGGATACGACTGGTGTATTCCAAGATCGAAAACTGCCAAACGATCGACGAGATCCAACATCCCGCGGCACGCGAGATCCTGAAATTCGTCGGCGTCCGGCACGGAATCGAGATTCACCACGACGGTGATCTGCCGGCGGGTAGCGGGATGGGCTCGAGCTCAGCGTTTACCGTCGGACTGCTCCATGCCCTGAACGCATTGAAGGGACGCATGCCAAGCAAGCGGCAGCTTGCGGAAGAGAGCATTCATATCGAACAGGAACTGATCCGGGAAACGGTCGGCTCCCAGGATCAGGTATCGGCAGCCTACGGCGGCTTCAACCACGTTGTGTTCGGAACGAACGGCGATATCGATGTCCGGCCCCTCACGCTGAGCACCGATCGGGTATCCGAGCTCACCTCCAATTTGATGCTCTTCTTCACCGGGGTGAAGCGAACCGCATCCCGGATCGCGGGGAGCTATGTGAACCATCTCGGCGCGAATCGTGTCCAGCTCGAGGCGACACGGCAGCTTGTAGATGAAGGGCTTTCCATGCTGAATAGCGACACGGAGCTGAGCCGGTTCGGCGAGCTGCTCCACGAAGCGTGGCAGATCAAGCGGAGTCTCGGCCAGCACGTCTCAAACGCTCATATCGACGAAGTGTACGATGCGGCTCGCGCTGCCGGAGCGATTGGCGGCAAGATCACCGGCGCAGGCGGCGGCGGCTTTCTGTTGCTCTTCGTGCCACCGGAGCGGCAACAGTTCGTGCGCCAGCGTTTGTCACATCTGATACACGTGCCGTTCCGGTTCGAATACGGGGGCAGTCAGATTATCTTTTATGAGACACAGGAAGACTTTTCCAGCCAGGAAGCGGACCGCGCCTCGCGAAGCCTGACCCCATTCAGGGAGCTCGAGATCGATCCTGATCCCGAGTGACCGGAATTTCCAACCACATCGTACATCATGAACGAAAGATTTTATCGCGCATTGTACCGTATTCGCAGGGTCGAGGAAGAGGTCGCCAAAGCTTATCCGAGTGACAAGATCAAAAGCCCGGTACATCTGTCTATCGGGCAGGAGGCGGTAGCTGTCGGCGTATGCGAGGCACTCAAGCCCGAGGACATCGTGTTTGCGTCGTACCGCGGTCACGCGGCATACCTGGCAAAGGGCGGAGATCTGAACCGGATGATCGCCGAGCTCTACGGCAGAGTTACCGGATGCGCGAAGGGCAAAGGGGGCTCGATGCATCTGATCGACGTCGCTCACGGAGTCATGGGTTCATCCGCAGTCGTGGGCACGACGATCCCGAACGCCGCCGGGTACGCCTATGCGCTCAAACTTCGCGGGTCCGATGCGCTCGTGGCGGCATTCTTCGGTGACGGCGCGACCGACGAGGGCGTGTTCTACGAATCTTTGAACTTCGCGGCGCTCAAACGGCTACCGATGATTTTCATATGCGAGAACAACTCCTACGCGATACACACCCACCAAAACCAACGCCAGGCGATTAGCAACATCGCGGAGCGCGCGGCCTCTTTTGGCATTCCGGCGGAGGTCATCGCTGATGACGTGATCGCCGTATACTCGGCGATCGACAAGGCGGCGAAGGCGATTCGCTCAGGAGCAGGCGGTCCCTTCTTCTTCGAGTGCATGACGTACCGCTGGAAGGAGCACGTGGGTCCGGGCGAGGATTATCATCTTGGTTATCGCAGCCGCGAAGAAGCGACGAAATGGATCGACAACGATCAGGTCCGTGTTGCCGGAGAGCGGCTGCGGGCGCCACGGCGCGCGAGCATCGAAGCCGAGGTCGAAGCCGAAATCGCCGACGCGTTCGCCTTCGCCGAGAACAGTCCGTTCCCCTCTGCCGATGAGCTGTGGAAAGATGTGTACGGTGCGTCCACGGCATGAATCGAGAGGCGACTTACGTCGAGGCGATTCGCGAAGCGACAAGGCAGGAGATGGAGCGCGACGAATCCGTAGTGGTGTATGGGCTCGACGTCGATGATCCGAAGGCGATTCAGGGCACCACCGCCGGACTCCTGGAAAAGTTCGGCGCCGGTCGCGTTTTCGGTACTCCGCTTGCGGAGGATGCGATGACCGGGGTTGGAATCGGCATGGCGCTGGCGGGATTGCGGCCGATACACGTGCACATACGAATGGACTTCGTCATGCTGGCGATGAACCAGCTCATCAACGTCGCCGCAAAAAGCCGGTACATGTACGGTGGGCAGGTCCAGATTCCACTAGTAGTTCGCGCGATGATCGGCAGGAGCTGGGGACAGGGCGCCCAGCATTCGCAGGGGCTGTACTCGTTCTTCATGAGCGTTCCGGGTCTTCGAGTCGTTGCGCCGACCAATCCTCACGACGCCAAAGGCTGTCTCGTTGAGGCCATTCGGACCGACGACCCGGTGCTCTACGTCGAGCACCGTTTTCTGCACTTCCAGAAGGGGCCCGTTCCGGAGGCTCTGTACGCGACACCACTCGGCAAAGCGCGCGTCACCGTCCCCGGTACGGACGTGACGCTGGTAGGCATATCATACGCGCAGACGGAGTGTCTGCAGGCGCAGCGATATCTCGAGGCTGTCGGAATCAGCGCGGAGGTGATCGATCCGATATGGCTCTCGCCTCTCGACGTGGAGACAATCGCAGACTCGGTCGCCAAGACCGGGCGCCTTTGCGTGGTTGACAACGGTTGGACGACCTGCGGTGCAGGCGCCGAGATAATCGCGCGCGTAATGGAGCGCCTCCAGTCCGTGCGCGAGGTGAAGATCCTGAGGCTGGGTTTCGCGCCGGTGACTTGCCCGCCGACCCCGACGCTCGAAGCGCTGTACTATCCCAACGGCCGCACAATCGCCGCAGGGGTGAACGATCTCGTCCTCGGCCGCCCGACCGGATGGGTCCCGGAAGAGCGGAAAGAATGGAAAAACATCGAATTCAAGGGACCATTTTAGTGGAACAGGAAACAATGAACGCGATCGCCCCGCGTCCGGCCGCTAAGGCGACTGCCTGGCCGCTGATGCAGAACAACATCGCGAGGGAAGACCTTGATGCCGTCATCGAGCTCCTTCAGGCGAACGATCCCATTCTGACGCAGTCGCGGAACGTGGAAGCATTCGAGCGCGAGTGGTCGGCGTGGCTCGGCGTGCGCCATAGCGTGTTCGTGAACTCCGGATCTTCGGCAAATCTCATCACGATCGCCGCGTTGCGTGAAACCCGTGAGCTCGGAGAGATAATCGTTCCGACCCTGACCTGGTCCTCCGATATCGCGTCGGTCATTCAGGTCGGATTTACCCCCGTGTTCGTGGACATTGACCCGCGGACGCTGGGAATGGATACCGCACAGGTGCTCAACAAGCTGAGCTCTCGGACACGCGCGGTCTTCCTTACCCACGTTCTGGGCTACAACGCGCTCGACCGCCGCCTGCTGGATGGTCTGCGGGCGGCCGACGTGCCGCTCATCGAAGATGTATGCGAGTCGCACGGTGCGACGTTCGAAGGTCGAAAGCTCGGAACGATCGGATTG harbors:
- a CDS encoding nucleotidyltransferase family protein translates to MTPLPGSAVILAGGLGTRLRGVLPDCPKVLAPVRGRPFLSYLLDQLADAGVVDVILATGYRADLVETAFGASYRTMTLRYSAEKTPLGTAGALANARRLLPDGPCLTLNGDSMCDTDLAAFWSWSALRRASAALVAVRVPDASRYGTVALDGERVVAFEEKRVRTGSQWINAGIYFLGADVTASLDPTRPASLERDVLPARVGKGLLAFPVDAPFLDIGLPDSYASASVFLEDEPGV
- a CDS encoding HAD family hydrolase, with protein sequence MNRPWVVLDRDGTIIVERNYLSDPGGVELLTNAAEGIRTMKNLGLAVIVVTNQSGVGRGRYPMSAVDRVNERVRSLLRAEDADVDVIYVCPHVPADECDCRKPAPGMVRSAARDLALSPAPVAVVGDKECDIGLGRAVGTSAILIRTGYGASEELRGVTADYIVDDLLVAADIVSSLLGREGWEHLGSDHMRTVR
- a CDS encoding thiamine pyrophosphate-dependent dehydrogenase E1 component subunit alpha, whose protein sequence is MNERFYRALYRIRRVEEEVAKAYPSDKIKSPVHLSIGQEAVAVGVCEALKPEDIVFASYRGHAAYLAKGGDLNRMIAELYGRVTGCAKGKGGSMHLIDVAHGVMGSSAVVGTTIPNAAGYAYALKLRGSDALVAAFFGDGATDEGVFYESLNFAALKRLPMIFICENNSYAIHTHQNQRQAISNIAERAASFGIPAEVIADDVIAVYSAIDKAAKAIRSGAGGPFFFECMTYRWKEHVGPGEDYHLGYRSREEATKWIDNDQVRVAGERLRAPRRASIEAEVEAEIADAFAFAENSPFPSADELWKDVYGASTA
- a CDS encoding transketolase C-terminal domain-containing protein, yielding MNREATYVEAIREATRQEMERDESVVVYGLDVDDPKAIQGTTAGLLEKFGAGRVFGTPLAEDAMTGVGIGMALAGLRPIHVHIRMDFVMLAMNQLINVAAKSRYMYGGQVQIPLVVRAMIGRSWGQGAQHSQGLYSFFMSVPGLRVVAPTNPHDAKGCLVEAIRTDDPVLYVEHRFLHFQKGPVPEALYATPLGKARVTVPGTDVTLVGISYAQTECLQAQRYLEAVGISAEVIDPIWLSPLDVETIADSVAKTGRLCVVDNGWTTCGAGAEIIARVMERLQSVREVKILRLGFAPVTCPPTPTLEALYYPNGRTIAAGVNDLVLGRPTGWVPEERKEWKNIEFKGPF